The Thalassomonas actiniarum genome contains the following window.
CCTATGCCCTGGGGTCGGGTGATATCTATTCCACGGTGGATGATTTATTTGCCCGGGAGCAGGCGCTTTACGGTACTCAACTTTTGTCTGAAAAAGCAAACAGCAGCTTTTTTCACCGGCAGGTGAAGCCTATGGCAATTATGGTTATGGCTTTCGAATTGAAAAGTATCAGCGGGTTAACGGCATCGAAGATAAAGGGACACTGACCAGGCATGGCGGCTCTATGGATGGCTTTTTAGCAAATCTTCACCGTTATACCGATGATAAGCTGACGGTGATCATATTAGCCAATATCCGCTCTTTTCCTATCAGGGATTTAACCTTTGAAATAAAAGAACTGGCTTTGGGAGGAGCTGTTGGTCAGCGCGACCGTAAGGTCTTTGAATAGGAGATAGTTCCATGCTGGTATGTGTCTAACTAAATAGTTACCGCTTCTTTGCGCCGTGTTTGATAAAAATAATGGGTGCACTCGGCGGCGTTTCAGGGTATAAAGAGTTCTAGATGGCTAGATAGCTGAATTGAAGGCGGAGAACGTTTGAAATTCAGCGGGTCTGTGTATGCAGATCTGGTAAAGAGACGACAGGAAAGGGTATGAAAAAAGACACAAAAATAATAAACGCCGGGCGGCATTCAAAATGGACGCAAGGGGTGGTTAATCCTTCGGTTACCCGGGCTTCTACCGTGGTGTTTGACAGTGTTAAAGAGATGAAACATGCCACCGCCAACAAGGCCAACCAGGTGATGTTTTATGGCCGCCGCGGCACGACCACGTCTTTTGCTTTTAGTGATGCCATGACCGAACTTGAGGGCGGGGCAGGGTGTGCCATTTATCCGTCCGGTACCGCCGCCATTACCAATGCGATTTTATCTTTTATCAAAAGCGGTGATCATTTACTGATGGTGGATACCGCCTATGAACCGACCCGGGCTTTTTGCGATACTATGCTGGTAAACCTTGGCGTGGAAACGACTTATTATGATCCCCTGATTGGTGCGGGCATCGAAGAGCTGATCCGCCCCAATACCCGGGTAATTTTTCTCGAATCTCCCGGTTCACTCACCATGGAAGTACAGGATGTACCGGCCATAGCCGAGGTTGCCCATCAACATGACTGTATTGTGATGCTCGATAATACCTGGGGCGCAGGCATTAATTTCCAGCCGTTTGATTACGGTATCGATGTCTCCATTCAGGCGGCGACCAAATATATTGTCGGCCATTCGGATGTGATGCTCGGCACCGCCACCGCCACCGAGAAATGCTGGCCGCAGCTGCGGGAAAACTCGTACCTGATGGGGCAGTGTACTTCCCCGGATGATTTGTACCTGGCCCTTCGCGGTATACGCACCTTAGGGGTGCGTATGAAACAGCACCAGCAAAGTGCCTTGAAGGTAGCCGACTGGCTTTCAAGGCGGGAGGAAGTAGAAACCATTTTGCATCCGGCCTTTGCCAGCAATCCCGGACATGAATTCTGGCAACGGGACTTTACCGGCGCCAACGGCTTGTTCTCCTTTGTGCTTAATAAGGGCAATCAGGCGGCATTAACGGCGCTGCTTGATGGCATGGAGCATTTTAAAATGGGTTATTCCTGGGGCGGCTTTGAAAGCCTTATTCTTGGCGTGAGCAGCGTCGCTGCTATGCGTACCGCGACCAAATGGCCGTATCAATATCCTTTGGTGCGTTTGCATGTCGGCCTGGAAGATGTTGATGATTTAATCGAAGATCTGGAAAAAGGTTTTGAGCGTTTTAATCAGGTGCTTGAAAGCTAGCACGCCTTAAAGTAAAAAGGTTTTAAAGTGAAAAGGTTTTAAAGTGAAAAGGGAGCCAAATGAAGCTCCCTTTTTTGATTCTAGCTGGTGCTAAAAAGCACGTTTAAAGGCTTTGTCGATAAAGGCGCGGGTTTCATCCGTGACTTCACGTTTGAGTATTTCCGCCAGGGTTTGAACCAGTTGGTGGATTTGCGCTTCCGTTAAATGGTTGGTGATGCCCAGGCGCAAGCCGGTTTTGTTTTTTGAGACCGAAGGATAGCAGACGGCAGAGGCATAAAAGCCTTGCTCCAGCAGGGCCTTAGTCACATTATTGGTGGTTTCCTGTTTGCCCAGGCCGATATAACGGATCGGGGTATCGTTATTGGCAATCAGCGGGATCTGGTATTGCTGGCATAAACGGTTAAACAGTTTGATTTTCGCCATCAGGGTTTGCTGCAGTTTGGTAATGCTGCCGTCGAGATGTAATTTAGCAGAGGCGACCGCAGTACCTAATACCGGCGGCGCTATCGGGCTACCCCAGTAAAAGGGGCCGCCAAGCAGGCGCACCTGATCCCGGGTTTCCTGATCCGGAAACACCACGCAACCGCCGCTGCCGCCAAAGGCTTTCGTGAAAGAATGGGATACCACCATCCGCGGATGTCGACCCTGCTCCAGGGCGTAACCCTGGCCGTTTTTACCGGTCCAGCTGGTGCCGTGGGCGTCATCAACATAAAGATGCAGCTGAGGGTAGCGATCTAACATGGTTAACAGCTCAGAGATCGGGGCATAGTCGCCGTACATGGAATAGAGGCCGTCTATCAGGTACCAGATGTCTTGGCCCGGGTGGGCAAGGATCTCCTGCTCCAGTTGATCCAGGGCGTTATGGCGAATGGTTTTGCTGCTGATCCCCCGGTTCGCCAGGTAATCGGCGCTCATGCGCAGGCAGTGATGAGACTGGATATCCAGCACCAGGTGGCTGTTGTCTTTGACCAGTATCGGCAAGGTGGCAATATGCCCTATGGTGGTACTGAGATTGGCCAGCGCAGGCGCCTGGAAAATCTGCGACAGCAAGTCTTCTAATTCATCATATAAAGGGCATTGGGCAAAGGCCCTGCAGGAAGAGTACTGGGTGCCGAATTTCCTGGCGGCGTCTGCTGAGGCTTCTGCCAGGCGGGGGTCGAGCTCCAGTCCCAGATATGAACACGACGACAGGTTGATAACAGGCTTGCCTTTAAGGTTAAACCTGCCTTCGCTAAATTGTTCATTGTCGGGGGTAATAAAGAACAGGCCTTGATCGATTGCCGCCTGACCACTTTGCTTCATGGTTTTTAACTGAGCTTCATACTTCGTCAGCATAATATTTTTATCCTTAAAACTACTGAATATTTTTGTTGTTTTGCCTGGCTATTATTACCGGATAAGTTTTATAGGGCAATGAGCTGGCTCAGGGGAGGGGATTTTATTCCGGTGCGAAGTTATTCAGCGGCTGTTTAGGCATATAAAAAGGGCGCATAAAGCGCCCTTGGTTAATTGCGGTTGAACCGGTTTCTTGGGATTATTTTTTACCCAGCAAGCCAAAGATTTTCTTGGCGATGTCGGTATTGTCCTGTAAGCCGTTAAACAGCTCGCTTTGCTGACCAAAAGCAAATACCGGTACATCGATGCCGGTATGGCCGCCCGACGTCCAGCCGGTATTGGTGCGCTGGTCGATCAAGTGTTTGATGCTGGTTTCCAGGACCGAGGCCACTTCTTTAGGTTCGCTCAGTTTTTTCTCTTTGCCTGCCGCCTTGGCTGTTTCATAAGCTTTGATTTCGGCTTCGGCATTGGCTTTATCCAGTTGCAACTGGGCCAGTTCAACATCGGTTAAAGCAAAATTAAACAGCTTTTTGGTTAAAGATTTGCTGATGTCTTTTTGGCTGAGTTTTTCTGCGATGGTTTCCGGCGACATTATCATAGTGCGCAGTACGTCCGGACGCCAGGCGTATTCGCCATGGGCGCCGATAGTGAAACCGCCGGTGCTGTGATCCGCCGTCAATACCACCAGGGTATCGGGGTTTTTCGCGACATAACCTTCTAAAAACTCCAGGGTTTTCGCCAGGTCGTCCATTTCTGCCATGGCGACGGCAATGTCATTTCTGTGCCCGCCCCAGTCTACCTGGCTGGCCTCAACCAGCATAAAATAACCGTTTTTATTTTCTAACTGCTTGGTTGCGGCCTTGGCCATCACCGATAATCTGTGTTTATTGCTGTCATCAAGCGCCCAGGGCAGGCCGCCGTTGGCAAACAGGCCGAGGACCGGCTGGTTTTTCGGTAAATCGCTTAATTCATCATAACTGTCGAGGTAATGAAAACCGGCTTGTTTGAATTCGTTGACCAGGTTGCGGTCGTCACGGATAAAGTGCTTCCAGCCGCCGCCGAGCATAAGATCAGCTTTAAACTGGCCGTTAAGCTTGCTGTCGACATAACTGTCGGCTATTGCATCATAGTTGCGACGGCTTTCATTATGGCTCAAATAAGAGGCCGGGGTGGCGTGGTTGATGCGCGAGGTGACGACAACACCGGTTTGTTTGCCCTGCTTTTTCGCCCATACCAGCACGCTTTCCAGTGGTTTTTTGTCAACGTCGACGCCGATGGCGCCGTTATAGGTTTTAATGCCCGTTGCCAGGGCGGTGGCGCCGGCGGCAGAGTCGGTGACATAACCGGAAACCCGTGCCGGGTAGGTGCTGCTCATACCGACTAAATGGCGGTCGAAGACGGTTTCTTCTATGGCCTGGGTATTGGGATCATCCTGAAAATAACGATAGGCGCTGGTATATGCCGGCCCCATGCCGTCAGCGACTATCATGATGATATTTTCCGGGGCGGTTGTTTTGGCATAAGAGATCGAACTCATACAGAGAAAAAGTGTAGATAATACGCGTTTCATATACTTTCCTGAGGTTATTAAGCGGATATTAGCCGCTTTTGTTATTGTGCTTGTGTCGCTATTACTTTTACATCAGCGGGCCCTTGGCGGGCCCGTTGTTATTCATTATTTATTGCTGCTAACCGGCGGTAATTCCAGATCGACCCACACCAGGCGGTGATCCGACGATGCCTGACGGTCTTTAATTAACCGGTAGGTTTCATCATCGGCTTTGGGCCAAAATACGCCGGAGTCTTTAATTGTCCAACCGAAAGAAGAAGGTAGCACATAATCGGCGCGCATACCCCAGTAAGCGGTATGGTGTTTGCCGTGGGGATTACCCTGGGTATATTCTGCTGCGCCGTCGCTTTTGGGATTGGGATCTTGTACCTGCTTGCTGTTAAGCAGGGCCTGGATGCCGGTGTTGATGGCATCGCCTTCCACGCTGGAGGCATTTTGATCCCCCATGATCACAAAGGGCTCATGGCTTTGATATCCGCCTTTAACGGCGTTGTCGTCATAGATATAGCCGCCTTTGCCCGGGGTGACATAGTCAAGCCAGAAACGGATTTCGTCATGGTTGCGCTTGCCGTTGCGATCTTCCGGACCGTCAAAGACCGGCGGGGTCGGGTGGCTGGCCAGTACATGTATGGTTTGACCGTTGACGCTAACCGGCACGTCCCAGTGAGATTTGGAAGATAAGCGCATTTGCTGCCAGGCGTCGCTGTTGTACCAGGGCTTATTGGTCTCCGGGTCTACCGGTTGCAGTGCTCCCGGCATGTCCTGCCATTTAAAGTGTTGGAAGGTTCTGATCTGATCAACTGAGATCGGATGTTTGGATAATAACGCCATGGCAAAATGGCCGGGGAAAAAGCCAAAGCCGTAGGTATCGGCAGGAGATTCGCCGCTTTCGCCATTGTTATTTAAGTCAAAAGGGGCAGGCACGCCGGTATTGACCGGTCCCTGGAAAAAGTAAGGGAAGTTTTGCGGTGTTTGTCCCTGCTGGCTTTTGCCCAGGTAATCTTGTAAAAAGGTTTTCAGCGCCTGGTGCGAGTCATCCCGGCGGTCGAATTCATTGAGCAGGATAATATCCGGATTGATACGCTGGATAATTTCGGCAATATTGCGGATTTGCTGGTGGTTCGTGCCCAGAGAGTGTGCCAGTTCATCACCTGTTACCTGTGGCGCCTGTCCCTCGGTATGAGGCAGGTAATTTAATGCTTCCATGCTGACATTAAAGGTGGCGATACGCACCTTGGTTTTTTGTTGGCTCATGGCTTTTTGTCCGCTCAAGTCTTTCTGTCCGCTCAAGGCTGCTTTCTCGCTCATGGCTGTTTGATGGATGCCAGTTCCCTCGCAGGCGGTTAACAGCATTAAGGGTAACATTAAATAGCGTTTCATTTTACTTCCTAAAATTAGTCAATTAATCCGCAGCCGCGCAGGATGATGTCGGTAAGAAATTGCGTGACATGGGTAATATCGTCTTCTTCGTAATCGGCGCGGTTCATGATCTGCAGGATCTGGGTTTCAAAGTCGGCATAATGCTGGGTGGAAGACCAGATCAGGAAAATTAGGTTGACCGGATCAACGTTTTTCATTTCACCGTTATCTATCCATTGCTGGAACAGTTTGGCTTTTTCTCTGACCCACTGGCGCTGGTAGGTGCGGGTAAACTCTTTTAAGTGTTGCGCCCCCTGGATGATCTCCATGGCGTAGATTTTGGAAGCGCCGGGATGCTCAAACGAGATTTTGACCTTGGCAGCGATAAATTTTTCAATCGCGACTTTAGGGCCATGCTCGGGATCGATATCGCCAATGGCTTGATCCCACATATTCAGGGTTCTTTCCAGTACTGCGTGGTAAATGTTTTCTTTGTTTTTAAAGTAATACAAGATATTGGCTTTGGGCAGCCCGGAACGGTCGGCAATCGACTGCACCGTGGCGCCGCCGTAGCCTTGTAAAATAAACTCTTCCTGGGCGGCGGTAATGATTTTCAGCTCACTTTCAGCCCGGATCCTTCCCTGTTTATTAGGTTTTTTCGTTTCATTCATCTGTTTGGCGACTCATGTTGTAAATTTTTGTTTTTATTATGGCTGCTGTGTTTTACCAGTGAAATGTTTCACTGTCACTATTGGCTATTCTATTTTTATTGACCATCAGGTCAAGGCGGCTTTCTGCTTTTATCGGTATTTATGCATTTATACTCGATAAACTTGCATAATTTACTGGATATAGCTCAAGTATAACAGGGTAAAAGCTGTAGTTTTTATCGAAATGAAATTAAAGCTTGGTAAAACGATGGCTTTAGTTGGTGTTGAATACATCTGTTACGCTTTTTTTACTTTAGACTATTCACTTGGTTGGTAAATTAATATGCGCATGCCGTGCTTAAAATGGATGTTTTAGTGTTAAATTTGTGATTAGTTGACCATATGGTCAGGATAAGTATGGCTTTTTTAATTATGGTTGTTTTTTGTTCTTGTGAAAATTTGAAAAAAATTTAAATGAGAGGGGAACTTTAATGAATTAATGAAATGTTATTTTAAGTAACTGAAATAAAATTGTTTTATTTGTTTTGCTCTTGCTTGAAACACTTTTTTAATAATTGTTCAAAGTTAATTTTTTGTATGTTTCTTAAAAAATGTAATGAAATCGTAAAGAAACTCTGGTCTAATTTCACCGGTAAAAAATTATAAGTTAGAAGTAATATTTTTGTTGATGAGGGACGATTCATATAAAAATAGAGCTTTTATAGAACGTACCAGACAAAAAATATATAACTACACACTAAGGAAAACTAGATGAAACCATATCGTCTTTCGCGTATTACAGGCGCGTTAGTTATCGCCCTAGGGCTTTCAACATCTGCTATGGCAGCAGAGACCTCGTCGTCGATGCGTGGTAAAATTGTTGGTCCACAAGGTAATGATGCAGCAAATGTTAAAATCACTGTATTACACCAACCATCAGGCACTGTAAAAGAATTTATGACTAATGACAGTGGTGTATTCATTGCCAAAGGTTTAAAGGTTGGTGGTCCGTACACGGTTTATATTGATTCTGACGAACACCAGGATACTGCATTAGAACAGATTTTCTTAACCTTGGGTGATACCTACCGTTTAAACACTCAACTTGAGCCAGAAGTGGAAGTTGAGCGTATTGCTGTAACCGGTCATCGTTTTACGCAAGACGTAGGTGGTTCTAACAGTGTTTTTGGTGCTGACGCTATTTCGAATACGCCAAGCTTTAACCGTGACGTTAAAGATATTGCCCGCATGAACCCGTTAGTTACCATTAAAGGTGACGGCGAAATGAGCATTGCCGGTGGTAACCCGCGTACCAACAGCTTTACCGTAGACGGTATCGGCCAAAGCGATGACTTTGGTGTTGAATTTAGCGGTTATCCAACCGAGCAACCGCCTGTTTCATTAGATGCCATTGAGCAAATCTCTGTTGACTCTTCTCCGTTTACTGCGAAAAAAGGCAACTTTGGTGGTGGTACCATCAATGCAGTAACCAAGTCTGGTACTAATGAATTTAAATTCTCTGGTTTTTATGAAACTTCGACTCCGAGCATGGCAGGTGACGCCGAGCAAATTGACCAGGTTTTCGAAGTTGTAGAGTATGATGACGGTTCCACAAGAACCTTCCCTGTGCTTGACGAAAACGGTCACAGAACCTTTGAAAAAAGAAAAATTGAGCCTACTGAAACTGAAAAAAGGTTCGGTTTTAACGTCGGTGGTCCGATACTAGAAGATAAGCTATTCTTCTTCGTGAACTACAACAAGTGGTCCAAAACTACAGATATGGACTATGGCTTTAAGGACAGTGGCGCTACTCACGAATATGAAGTCACCCAAGCTCAATATGATAACTTCACCCGGATTCTAAACGATACCTATGGTCTTCAAGATTCATTAGGCGGCGACCCGGAAAATACTAGTGAAAGTTTATTGACCAAACTGAGCTGGAATATCAATGACTCTCACCGTGTAGACTTTACTCACCAATGGCAAAATGATGAGTCTGAGCGTGGTGCAGGTACAGGCGGTAGCACAGTTTCTTTAAACTCCAACCGTTATGATTATATTACCAAGCTGAATAACTTCGCCGCTAAGTTTTATTCTGACTGGACCGACAATTTTACTACTGAAGTCGGTATCAGTTATAAGGATGTAACTTCAAACAGTAATACACGCTCTGATTTCGGTGAAATCTCTGTAGACGCCGATAGCGAATCACGTGGTCCAGGCTTTGTTTTTGGTACTGACGTGAAAAGACATGCTAATGCTTCTGAGACGCAAACTTTTGTCTTGTCAGTAGATGCTACTTACTTGTTGGGCGAGCATGAAATTGATTTTGGCGCTCAATATGAACGTTTACGTTTATATAACCTGTTTGCTGAAAACTCTTTAGGTAGCTGGAATTTCGATACTATCGATATGTTCGAAGAGCGTAGAATCGGTAGTTATGATTTCTCTTACGCCAATGCCTATACCAATAATTCAGGTGATACCGCCTACGATGCGTCAAGAAAGCAATTTTCACTTTATGTAGAAGATACTTTCTATTTAACTGATGATATCGAAGTGAGTGCTGGTGTGCGTTATGAGCGTTTAGCGTCTTCAGATAAACCTACCCTGAATGAAAACTTCCAGGAAACATACGGTTACGATAACACTGAAAACCTTGATGGTTTAGATATTATCTTACCTCGTTTGAACTTGACCTGGTATGCGACCGATGACTTAACGGTACGTGCCGGTGTTGGCCGTTTCCAGGGAGGAGTACCAAATGTTTGGTATAACAACCCGTTCCAGAATGATGGTATTACTTTAGTTGCCGCGCAAAATAGCGTTATTAATGATTATTATGCTAACAATACGGTTGATTTCACTCAAATACCTGACGAAATCAAAGATTCGTTAGTTGCTGGTGAAGGTAGCGTAACTTATACCGATCCTAAGTTTAAGTTGCCATCTAGCTGGCGTGCATCCATTGGTTTTGACTACACCTTCGATATGCCTTACTTAGGCGAAGGCTTCAAGTGGACCAACGAGTTGATGTACCACAAGAAAGTAGATGAAGCTACCTGGTTGAACACTTCGTTGGTACAGTCCGACGTGGCTGCTGATGG
Protein-coding sequences here:
- a CDS encoding cystathionine beta-lyase; amino-acid sequence: MKKDTKIINAGRHSKWTQGVVNPSVTRASTVVFDSVKEMKHATANKANQVMFYGRRGTTTSFAFSDAMTELEGGAGCAIYPSGTAAITNAILSFIKSGDHLLMVDTAYEPTRAFCDTMLVNLGVETTYYDPLIGAGIEELIRPNTRVIFLESPGSLTMEVQDVPAIAEVAHQHDCIVMLDNTWGAGINFQPFDYGIDVSIQAATKYIVGHSDVMLGTATATEKCWPQLRENSYLMGQCTSPDDLYLALRGIRTLGVRMKQHQQSALKVADWLSRREEVETILHPAFASNPGHEFWQRDFTGANGLFSFVLNKGNQAALTALLDGMEHFKMGYSWGGFESLILGVSSVAAMRTATKWPYQYPLVRLHVGLEDVDDLIEDLEKGFERFNQVLES
- a CDS encoding aminotransferase class I/II-fold pyridoxal phosphate-dependent enzyme, with the protein product MLTKYEAQLKTMKQSGQAAIDQGLFFITPDNEQFSEGRFNLKGKPVINLSSCSYLGLELDPRLAEASADAARKFGTQYSSCRAFAQCPLYDELEDLLSQIFQAPALANLSTTIGHIATLPILVKDNSHLVLDIQSHHCLRMSADYLANRGISSKTIRHNALDQLEQEILAHPGQDIWYLIDGLYSMYGDYAPISELLTMLDRYPQLHLYVDDAHGTSWTGKNGQGYALEQGRHPRMVVSHSFTKAFGGSGGCVVFPDQETRDQVRLLGGPFYWGSPIAPPVLGTAVASAKLHLDGSITKLQQTLMAKIKLFNRLCQQYQIPLIANNDTPIRYIGLGKQETTNNVTKALLEQGFYASAVCYPSVSKNKTGLRLGITNHLTEAQIHQLVQTLAEILKREVTDETRAFIDKAFKRAF
- a CDS encoding alkaline phosphatase — its product is MKRVLSTLFLCMSSISYAKTTAPENIIMIVADGMGPAYTSAYRYFQDDPNTQAIEETVFDRHLVGMSSTYPARVSGYVTDSAAGATALATGIKTYNGAIGVDVDKKPLESVLVWAKKQGKQTGVVVTSRINHATPASYLSHNESRRNYDAIADSYVDSKLNGQFKADLMLGGGWKHFIRDDRNLVNEFKQAGFHYLDSYDELSDLPKNQPVLGLFANGGLPWALDDSNKHRLSVMAKAATKQLENKNGYFMLVEASQVDWGGHRNDIAVAMAEMDDLAKTLEFLEGYVAKNPDTLVVLTADHSTGGFTIGAHGEYAWRPDVLRTMIMSPETIAEKLSQKDISKSLTKKLFNFALTDVELAQLQLDKANAEAEIKAYETAKAAGKEKKLSEPKEVASVLETSIKHLIDQRTNTGWTSGGHTGIDVPVFAFGQQSELFNGLQDNTDIAKKIFGLLGKK
- a CDS encoding endonuclease/exonuclease/phosphatase family protein, producing MSQQKTKVRIATFNVSMEALNYLPHTEGQAPQVTGDELAHSLGTNHQQIRNIAEIIQRINPDIILLNEFDRRDDSHQALKTFLQDYLGKSQQGQTPQNFPYFFQGPVNTGVPAPFDLNNNGESGESPADTYGFGFFPGHFAMALLSKHPISVDQIRTFQHFKWQDMPGALQPVDPETNKPWYNSDAWQQMRLSSKSHWDVPVSVNGQTIHVLASHPTPPVFDGPEDRNGKRNHDEIRFWLDYVTPGKGGYIYDDNAVKGGYQSHEPFVIMGDQNASSVEGDAINTGIQALLNSKQVQDPNPKSDGAAEYTQGNPHGKHHTAYWGMRADYVLPSSFGWTIKDSGVFWPKADDETYRLIKDRQASSDHRLVWVDLELPPVSSNK
- a CDS encoding TetR/AcrR family transcriptional regulator, with the translated sequence MNETKKPNKQGRIRAESELKIITAAQEEFILQGYGGATVQSIADRSGLPKANILYYFKNKENIYHAVLERTLNMWDQAIGDIDPEHGPKVAIEKFIAAKVKISFEHPGASKIYAMEIIQGAQHLKEFTRTYQRQWVREKAKLFQQWIDNGEMKNVDPVNLIFLIWSSTQHYADFETQILQIMNRADYEEDDITHVTQFLTDIILRGCGLID
- a CDS encoding TonB-dependent receptor — its product is MKPYRLSRITGALVIALGLSTSAMAAETSSSMRGKIVGPQGNDAANVKITVLHQPSGTVKEFMTNDSGVFIAKGLKVGGPYTVYIDSDEHQDTALEQIFLTLGDTYRLNTQLEPEVEVERIAVTGHRFTQDVGGSNSVFGADAISNTPSFNRDVKDIARMNPLVTIKGDGEMSIAGGNPRTNSFTVDGIGQSDDFGVEFSGYPTEQPPVSLDAIEQISVDSSPFTAKKGNFGGGTINAVTKSGTNEFKFSGFYETSTPSMAGDAEQIDQVFEVVEYDDGSTRTFPVLDENGHRTFEKRKIEPTETEKRFGFNVGGPILEDKLFFFVNYNKWSKTTDMDYGFKDSGATHEYEVTQAQYDNFTRILNDTYGLQDSLGGDPENTSESLLTKLSWNINDSHRVDFTHQWQNDESERGAGTGGSTVSLNSNRYDYITKLNNFAAKFYSDWTDNFTTEVGISYKDVTSNSNTRSDFGEISVDADSESRGPGFVFGTDVKRHANASETQTFVLSVDATYLLGEHEIDFGAQYERLRLYNLFAENSLGSWNFDTIDMFEERRIGSYDFSYANAYTNNSGDTAYDASRKQFSLYVEDTFYLTDDIEVSAGVRYERLASSDKPTLNENFQETYGYDNTENLDGLDIILPRLNLTWYATDDLTVRAGVGRFQGGVPNVWYNNPFQNDGITLVAAQNSVINDYYANNTVDFTQIPDEIKDSLVAGEGSVTYTDPKFKLPSSWRASIGFDYTFDMPYLGEGFKWTNELMYHKKVDEATWLNTSLVQSDVAADGERIIYESRYDNDNYDIMMTNAKEDGRSVIFSTSLAKAWDNGVNLTMSYAHQDIEENHVGSASVARSNYKHNIIKNRNQDMAARGSYEIEHSFKINLGYTTEFFEGYATRFDMFFERRSGRPFSWVMGMFRDGDLGDGSDFYTQSAYLPYIPTGADDPNVDWDESGLSWDELEVLLDQAGISARGEILDRNTGTQPWVTTLDISIKQEIPGFAEGHKGQIYFMIDNFANLLNDDWGIDKNMRYPNQAIYDFGGLEDGKYVIDARYNGADTRNYSEVDEETSIWQAKVGITYKF